The Streptomyces aurantiacus genome includes a region encoding these proteins:
- a CDS encoding NCS2 family permease, protein MTQQSLEPRTTADDAGEGTRVPAGRSWLDRYFHISLRGSSVARETRGGVTTFMAMAYILLLNPLILSGKDAAGNTLGQQALITATAFAAALTTLLMGFFGKVPLALAAGLSVSGVLASQVAPQMTWPQAMGMCVMYGVVIMLLVVTGLREMIMNAIPLALKHAITMGIGLFVALIGLVKAGFVHPGKATPVSLGPAGELAGWPVLLFAATLLAIFMLQARGIPGAILVGIVGGTVLAVVLNALGVIDPKQWASGAPELHGSAVSMPDFSIFGDVEFGGWGEVGAMTVGMIVFTLVLAGFFDAMATIIGVGTEAGLADDKGRMPGLSKALFIDGAGGAIGGVSGASGQTVFVESATGVGEGARTGLSSVVTGLFFAACLFFTPLTAIVPGEVAAAALVVIGAMMMTNARHVDWADRATAIPVFLTVVIMPFTYSITAGVAAGVISYVAIRIAQGKAREIGAFMWGLTAIFLVFFALNPIESWMGVH, encoded by the coding sequence ATGACCCAGCAGTCACTGGAGCCCAGGACCACCGCCGACGACGCGGGTGAAGGAACCCGCGTCCCGGCCGGCCGGTCCTGGCTCGACCGCTACTTTCACATATCCCTGAGAGGCAGCTCGGTCGCGCGTGAGACGCGCGGCGGCGTCACCACCTTCATGGCGATGGCGTACATCCTCCTCCTCAACCCCCTCATCCTCTCCGGCAAGGACGCGGCGGGGAACACGCTCGGCCAGCAGGCCCTGATCACCGCGACGGCGTTCGCGGCGGCCCTCACCACGCTCCTGATGGGCTTCTTCGGCAAGGTGCCCCTCGCCCTCGCCGCCGGACTCTCCGTCTCGGGCGTCCTCGCCTCGCAGGTCGCGCCACAGATGACCTGGCCGCAGGCCATGGGCATGTGCGTGATGTACGGCGTGGTGATCATGCTCCTGGTGGTCACCGGGCTACGCGAGATGATCATGAATGCGATCCCCCTGGCGCTGAAGCACGCGATCACCATGGGCATCGGTCTGTTCGTCGCCCTCATCGGGCTGGTCAAGGCGGGCTTCGTCCACCCGGGCAAGGCGACCCCGGTCTCCCTCGGCCCCGCGGGCGAACTGGCCGGCTGGCCCGTGCTGCTCTTCGCCGCCACCCTGCTCGCCATCTTCATGCTCCAGGCGCGCGGCATCCCCGGCGCGATCCTGGTCGGCATCGTCGGCGGCACCGTACTCGCCGTCGTCCTCAACGCCCTCGGCGTCATCGACCCGAAGCAGTGGGCGAGCGGCGCGCCCGAACTGCACGGCAGCGCGGTGTCGATGCCGGACTTCTCGATCTTCGGCGACGTCGAGTTCGGCGGCTGGGGAGAGGTCGGCGCGATGACGGTCGGCATGATCGTCTTCACGCTCGTGCTGGCCGGCTTCTTCGACGCGATGGCCACCATCATCGGCGTCGGCACCGAGGCCGGGCTGGCCGACGACAAGGGCCGGATGCCGGGCCTGTCCAAGGCGCTGTTCATCGACGGCGCGGGCGGCGCGATCGGCGGCGTCTCGGGCGCCTCCGGCCAGACGGTGTTCGTCGAGTCCGCGACAGGGGTCGGCGAGGGCGCCCGGACAGGACTGTCCTCGGTCGTCACCGGCCTGTTCTTCGCGGCCTGTCTCTTCTTCACCCCGCTGACGGCGATCGTGCCCGGCGAGGTCGCGGCCGCCGCGCTGGTCGTCATCGGCGCCATGATGATGACGAACGCCCGCCATGTGGACTGGGCCGACCGCGCGACCGCGATCCCGGTGTTCCTGACCGTCGTGATCATGCCGTTCACGTACTCCATCACCGCCGGTGTGGCGGCCGGAGTCATCAGTTACGTCGCCATCAGGATCGCCCAGGGCAAGGCCCGGGAGATCGGGGCGTTCATGTGGGGCCTGACGGCGATCTTCCTCGTCTTCTTCGCCCTGAACCCGATCGAGAGCTGGATGGGCGTCCACTAG